Proteins from a single region of Paraglaciecola sp. T6c:
- a CDS encoding Ig-like domain-containing protein encodes MYTNLLKKCSLGLAVSLALTACGEGDGTQELFGDDVPAPQVAQTSPTLTFSEDETITIDLTDGVTNPADTPIFIRKLTYLEKVIDEFGNEIPGPDGLVQNLFVGPPLPNRAVTATLNELTFDGSVFEDTLVHPYTVEQRDALIQQVNTQNSEIEASNNADDDISNDEPLIDVPPQLYSQGVYRFTYSVDNGSDTLPEVELTITVNGAEVKAQEINLVSDANVEVAKGYTAQINANLTPANTTYINPVFTSMDPQVASVSPQGLITGVELGSFTILVANQDGTLTTEVTGDVVPLTDPTGIAIIDDDAAESPNTLATVEVQLDTPLDLDYLLLPDTDEVEFTNNVLWTSSDTDKLTVDEDGLVTPLVYNNAVDMQDDNKVIVTATIEDTNLTYDTEVTIVPGANLMAKGKREFSSEDALGPDFLFARTDAGQVNLGVIELRDDANAIDGQSLYVNSMGGNGVKAQFSPKAFAHAGVDTSVAHEVSFDVRVIQGSAIQVYFQSPGVINWQTTVLNVTPEQVANGEVVRFTHRFNSPGESRNDGSFYFNFHVEPSVEAYIDNLSYENVE; translated from the coding sequence ATGTACACAAACTTACTTAAAAAATGTAGTTTAGGCTTAGCTGTATCTTTGGCGTTAACCGCGTGCGGAGAAGGCGATGGCACGCAAGAATTATTTGGTGACGATGTACCGGCTCCTCAGGTTGCACAAACGAGCCCAACACTGACGTTCAGCGAAGATGAAACCATAACGATTGATTTAACCGATGGGGTCACTAACCCAGCTGATACACCAATATTTATTCGAAAACTTACCTACCTTGAAAAAGTGATAGATGAGTTTGGTAACGAAATACCTGGACCTGATGGCTTAGTACAAAACCTTTTCGTTGGGCCGCCTTTGCCGAACAGAGCGGTCACCGCCACATTGAATGAATTGACGTTCGATGGCTCTGTATTCGAAGATACGCTTGTGCATCCCTACACGGTTGAACAAAGAGACGCCTTAATTCAACAAGTTAACACGCAAAACAGTGAAATCGAAGCAAGCAACAATGCTGACGATGACATCAGCAATGATGAGCCGCTTATAGATGTGCCGCCACAGCTATACTCCCAAGGTGTTTATCGCTTCACTTACTCAGTTGATAATGGTTCAGATACACTACCTGAGGTGGAATTAACGATTACGGTCAATGGTGCCGAAGTCAAAGCACAAGAGATTAATTTAGTCAGTGACGCCAATGTCGAGGTAGCAAAAGGCTATACCGCACAAATCAACGCCAATTTGACGCCAGCAAACACCACCTATATCAACCCTGTGTTCACCAGTATGGACCCACAAGTGGCATCAGTGAGTCCTCAGGGCCTGATAACGGGCGTTGAACTGGGCTCATTTACGATCCTTGTCGCAAACCAAGATGGCACTTTAACGACAGAAGTAACTGGTGACGTCGTGCCATTAACGGACCCCACAGGCATTGCTATTATTGATGACGATGCGGCTGAATCACCCAATACCTTAGCCACAGTCGAAGTTCAATTAGATACACCGCTAGATTTAGATTATCTGTTGTTGCCCGATACTGACGAAGTGGAATTTACCAATAATGTACTTTGGACGTCTTCTGATACAGACAAACTCACAGTGGATGAAGATGGGCTGGTGACACCGCTTGTGTACAACAACGCAGTGGATATGCAGGACGACAACAAAGTCATAGTAACGGCCACGATTGAAGACACCAACTTAACCTATGATACAGAGGTAACGATTGTTCCGGGTGCCAATCTGATGGCTAAAGGTAAGCGTGAATTCTCATCAGAAGATGCCCTCGGCCCTGACTTTCTGTTTGCTAGAACAGATGCAGGCCAAGTTAACCTTGGGGTAATAGAGTTGCGTGATGATGCTAACGCTATTGATGGTCAAAGCTTGTACGTTAACTCTATGGGCGGTAACGGTGTAAAAGCGCAATTTTCACCTAAAGCGTTTGCCCATGCAGGTGTCGATACTTCTGTCGCCCACGAAGTGAGCTTCGATGTTCGCGTCATTCAAGGCAGCGCCATTCAGGTTTACTTCCAGTCTCCAGGTGTGATCAATTGGCAAACCACAGTGCTAAATGTGACACCAGAGCAAGTAGCCAATGGTGAAGTTGTGCGCTTTACTCACAGGTTCAACAGCCCAGGCGAGAGTCGCAACGATGGCAGTTTTTACTTTAACTTCCATGTTGAGCCAAGTGTCGAAGCGTACATTGACAACTTGTCTTACGAGAATGTCGAATAA
- a CDS encoding TonB-dependent receptor has product MSASFKLKPLVLAMMPLLFASNSATVFAQDTDAQDTPSSEEEKEKKKKAEEDLEVIKVSGYRGSVIRSINAKKFSDGVQDSIFAEDIGKSTDQNIADALSRVTGVTVQESDGEGTRISVRGAGAALNQISLNGVALTSGLNGSGSNQSVSDESVDLSTFSSDILSSINVIKTAAADHDEGSLGANVILKTFKPLSVEEDRRSIEVQGRHNEYAEKNNFKVSGTFSEKFLDDNLGIIVTASKETQDTRRDSLGGDWLSPYKTARIREGGATNLDGEVITEERDAIIANGRSFNTFVNTRDRDTLTMGIQFLPTDVTDVQLDLSYSKQTFEQDSHSINVTTPDLSVLGSAVTNFHNTEFNGSVPETQAHLGTVFTDPQQDWWILDEQSNTLVKSINRFASGGFSRQLSGNETENKVATLKINHELTEDLLVEFTAGYSRTDFESLPNASVRTQNWNRVPIPELAEVPVVDPNGNAVLQPVGFDCSTGQCVLVTGDQPVSYVPINAGGAQSNISPTGFSPYDLNANHLGGLSRYNEDQIDTNKSVFLDFDWAVEFVGVNKVEFGFKYSSRDKEVFTDYQDFSNTDDIVLNPETGEVISGLGQGDITVADFTAGTGLPVSDFFDGLLGSNASEYNTNYLNGWAILDPEKAFAERFQIPNSVLVSNNNGDRKITQDNVSAYAKLNFEYFDSKLTGNIGVRYVKTENTSIGNSTFSFNGQNVAFDPVALIYGKQLANTSLAPCPEAVFIDGSVVNADPNIYPCYDDGFSGIVTNDAGDSVDRGFAVEYDANGNVVSPVGQFPQNEPVTNNSRNWYQLLDHRDTSTQSASAQALLDAGLISSLREVNNRAFAGTGENESEIWLPSANLNYAINDELIARFAASKTMARPRFDSLTPGFSASEDPWGVDSSSIRTNNPRLQPLTSNNIDISLEWYFNKAGLVSVALFRKDMKNFEERVSAEVYLKDIRTDYGLESISLDEIVINPGAETEVTNPNDGRVTQVNEVTPFNSDCLPFRVVQVQIANVLPVECRNFQASVLRNGKGSVTQGLEFSYNQSYDFLPGFWSGLGVNFNYTFADSENESDFDETLQRVVQPVPQAYTPRHSANTTLFWEKDGHQLRLTHRFNSDQFVGEVTNGNAWQDSTTKLDFSATYKWDENITFTFHALNLTDDITRTYFTSRDLTLRDADGNVTVLSEGNALTDDVYQGRTIGEYKTGRQFRVSARVNF; this is encoded by the coding sequence AAAAAGAAAAAAGCTGAAGAAGACTTAGAGGTCATCAAAGTTTCAGGTTATAGAGGAAGCGTTATTCGCTCCATCAACGCCAAGAAATTCTCTGATGGTGTACAAGATTCGATATTTGCAGAAGATATAGGTAAATCTACCGATCAAAACATTGCTGATGCCTTATCGCGTGTCACCGGGGTCACGGTGCAAGAGTCTGACGGTGAAGGTACGCGTATTTCCGTTCGTGGTGCAGGAGCGGCATTAAACCAAATTTCACTTAACGGCGTCGCATTAACATCTGGTTTAAACGGCTCTGGATCAAATCAGAGTGTGTCAGATGAAAGTGTTGATTTAAGTACGTTCTCATCCGACATTCTATCCTCTATCAACGTGATAAAAACTGCCGCGGCAGATCATGATGAAGGCTCATTAGGTGCTAACGTTATTCTTAAAACATTCAAACCCTTGAGTGTAGAAGAAGATCGTCGCTCAATTGAAGTACAAGGGCGGCATAACGAATACGCTGAAAAGAATAACTTTAAAGTAAGCGGTACGTTCTCAGAGAAGTTTCTTGATGATAATTTAGGCATTATCGTTACGGCTTCAAAAGAGACCCAAGATACACGCCGAGATTCATTAGGTGGCGATTGGCTCTCCCCCTACAAAACAGCGCGAATTCGCGAAGGTGGGGCAACCAACTTAGATGGCGAAGTCATCACTGAAGAGCGTGATGCGATTATCGCCAATGGCCGCTCTTTCAATACGTTTGTAAATACGCGTGACCGCGATACGCTCACTATGGGCATTCAGTTTCTGCCCACTGACGTAACAGACGTGCAATTAGACTTGAGCTATTCAAAACAGACCTTTGAACAAGACTCTCATAGCATAAACGTTACTACCCCAGATTTGTCAGTATTGGGTTCTGCCGTCACCAATTTTCACAATACTGAATTCAACGGGTCGGTTCCTGAAACCCAAGCGCATCTGGGCACGGTTTTTACCGATCCTCAGCAAGACTGGTGGATCCTTGATGAACAAAGCAACACATTAGTAAAATCAATAAACCGTTTTGCTTCAGGTGGTTTTTCACGCCAACTATCTGGTAATGAAACCGAGAACAAAGTAGCCACCTTAAAAATTAATCATGAATTAACTGAAGATCTGCTGGTCGAGTTTACTGCAGGTTATTCAAGAACAGACTTTGAATCCCTGCCCAATGCATCTGTCAGAACGCAAAACTGGAACAGGGTGCCGATTCCTGAGTTGGCCGAAGTGCCTGTTGTAGATCCTAACGGTAATGCCGTGTTACAACCCGTTGGTTTTGATTGCAGCACTGGCCAGTGTGTATTGGTCACAGGGGATCAGCCTGTATCATACGTCCCAATCAATGCTGGGGGAGCTCAATCAAATATTTCTCCTACTGGGTTTAGTCCGTATGACTTGAACGCTAATCATTTGGGTGGTTTATCTCGCTACAACGAAGATCAAATCGACACCAATAAATCTGTATTTTTAGATTTTGATTGGGCCGTAGAATTTGTCGGCGTTAATAAGGTTGAGTTTGGCTTTAAATATTCTAGCCGTGATAAAGAGGTCTTCACTGACTACCAAGACTTCTCGAATACCGACGATATTGTGTTGAACCCAGAAACCGGTGAGGTCATATCCGGTTTAGGCCAAGGCGATATCACAGTGGCTGATTTTACAGCAGGCACTGGCTTACCCGTTAGCGACTTCTTTGACGGCCTACTTGGCTCTAATGCCAGTGAATACAACACCAACTACCTTAATGGTTGGGCGATCCTTGACCCAGAAAAAGCGTTTGCTGAGCGATTCCAAATACCAAATTCGGTGTTGGTGAGTAATAACAATGGCGACCGAAAAATCACCCAAGACAACGTGTCTGCCTACGCTAAGCTAAACTTTGAGTACTTTGATTCAAAACTCACCGGTAACATTGGTGTGCGTTATGTGAAAACAGAAAACACCTCCATTGGCAACTCAACCTTTAGCTTTAACGGACAAAATGTTGCATTTGACCCAGTCGCGCTGATCTATGGCAAACAACTGGCTAATACTTCATTGGCGCCGTGCCCAGAGGCCGTGTTTATTGATGGTTCAGTGGTGAACGCCGACCCTAACATTTACCCATGCTACGATGACGGCTTCTCAGGTATCGTTACCAACGATGCAGGTGATTCGGTAGATCGCGGTTTTGCGGTCGAATACGATGCAAACGGCAATGTGGTCAGCCCAGTAGGGCAATTCCCGCAAAACGAACCTGTCACCAACAACTCTCGAAACTGGTATCAATTACTTGACCACAGGGATACTTCAACCCAAAGCGCTAGCGCCCAAGCGCTATTGGACGCGGGTTTAATCTCATCTCTTAGAGAGGTTAACAACCGTGCATTTGCCGGCACCGGTGAAAACGAATCTGAAATTTGGTTGCCAAGTGCAAACTTAAACTATGCCATCAATGATGAATTAATAGCCCGCTTTGCGGCCTCAAAAACCATGGCACGTCCTAGGTTTGACTCTCTTACACCGGGCTTTAGCGCCAGTGAAGACCCATGGGGTGTTGATTCAAGTAGTATTCGTACTAACAACCCTAGACTTCAGCCTTTAACGTCGAACAACATCGATATTTCATTGGAGTGGTACTTCAACAAAGCAGGTTTGGTGTCTGTCGCCTTGTTTAGAAAAGACATGAAAAACTTTGAAGAGCGTGTCAGTGCTGAGGTTTATCTTAAGGATATTCGAACTGACTATGGGCTAGAGTCGATATCCCTCGACGAAATAGTCATCAACCCAGGGGCAGAAACCGAAGTGACTAACCCCAATGATGGTCGCGTAACCCAGGTCAACGAAGTGACACCGTTTAACAGTGACTGTTTGCCTTTCAGGGTAGTTCAAGTGCAAATAGCCAACGTTTTGCCTGTGGAATGTCGTAACTTCCAAGCCAGCGTACTGCGTAACGGTAAAGGCTCAGTCACTCAGGGGTTAGAATTTTCTTACAACCAATCTTATGACTTTTTGCCCGGCTTTTGGTCTGGCCTCGGAGTTAACTTTAACTACACCTTTGCTGACTCAGAAAACGAATCAGACTTTGATGAAACTTTACAGCGTGTCGTGCAACCTGTCCCCCAAGCATATACGCCAAGGCACAGCGCCAATACAACCTTGTTCTGGGAGAAAGACGGACATCAACTTCGCTTAACTCATAGATTTAATTCTGACCAATTCGTGGGCGAAGTGACCAATGGTAACGCTTGGCAAGATTCCACTACCAAGCTTGATTTTAGTGCCACCTACAAATGGGATGAGAACATCACGTTTACGTTCCATGCGCTGAATCTTACGGATGACATCACTCGCACGTACTTCACCTCTCGAGACCTGACCTTGAGAGATGCTGATGGCAACGTAACGGTATTGAGCGAAGGCAACGCACTGACGGATGACGTTTATCAAGGGCGAACCATCGGGGAATACAAAACGGGTCGTCAATTCCGTGTCAGCGCCAGAGTGAATTTCTAA